One stretch of Sphingomonas sp. HF-S4 DNA includes these proteins:
- a CDS encoding CBS domain-containing protein: MTIAAILGGKGHDVVSIAGDRTVAEAVALLAERRIGAVPVLDGESIAGIFSERDVIHCLERDGAAGLDRRVRDVMTAPAITVAPGESVLGALALMTRRRIRHLPVIDRGRLTGFISIGDLVKYRIERIESEADAMRAYIQAV, from the coding sequence ATGACCATCGCGGCAATCCTGGGGGGAAAAGGGCACGACGTGGTGTCGATCGCGGGGGATCGCACCGTCGCGGAGGCCGTCGCGCTGCTCGCCGAGCGGCGAATCGGCGCGGTGCCCGTGCTCGACGGCGAGTCGATCGCCGGCATCTTTTCCGAACGCGACGTGATCCACTGCCTAGAGCGCGATGGTGCGGCGGGACTCGATCGCCGGGTGCGCGACGTGATGACCGCGCCGGCGATCACCGTCGCGCCCGGGGAATCGGTGCTCGGTGCGCTGGCGCTGATGACGCGGCGGCGGATTCGCCATTTGCCGGTCATCGATCGCGGGCGGCTGACCGGCTTCATTTCGATCGGCGATCTGGTGAAGTACCGGATCGAGCGGATCGAATCCGAAGCCGATGCGATGCGCGCCTATATCCAGGCGGTTTAG
- a CDS encoding DUF4139 domain-containing protein — MRLTALIAAALPLAAHAQTAPEEPNAQGDVSVTIYNNDLALVQDKRTLTLAQGRNRQEFADVSARIRPETVTLSADDAGIVEQNFDYDLLSPQKLMDKAVGQSVGLVRTNPATGVETRETAQVLANNGGTIVRVGDRIEVLSGMGARVVFSKLPPNLRARPTLSVTLDASRGGARPATLSYLSNGFGWKADYVTLFDEAAGKIDVQGWITLNNNSGTSFPNARTLLVAGAPGQGGGNVRFQPRPPSGNRPGTESANRERLGDYYVYPIAARTTLANAQQKQVSFLDVHGTPAAKAYYFRNDWLGSRTEAASVDTVLRFSSSSAGGLGDALPAGTVRVYMRDARGQPQFIGENNIPHTPMGSDLALKTGEAFDVKIQPTVEKRERIQSDEWERTGRYRITKNGVTTEKTIEQTVTYWRTSMKYRITNARPTPVTVEVVQGGLDHWWWHDTRVPSESIQGTQRSPDERVWLVTVPANGETNLTVDFDTRY; from the coding sequence TTGCGTTTGACGGCTCTCATCGCGGCGGCGCTGCCGCTCGCCGCGCATGCCCAGACCGCGCCTGAGGAGCCCAATGCCCAGGGCGACGTCTCGGTGACGATCTACAATAACGATCTCGCGCTGGTGCAGGACAAGCGCACGCTCACCCTCGCCCAGGGGCGCAATCGCCAGGAATTCGCCGACGTCTCGGCCCGGATCCGGCCCGAGACGGTGACGCTCTCGGCCGACGATGCCGGGATCGTCGAGCAGAATTTCGACTATGATCTCCTCTCTCCCCAGAAGCTGATGGACAAGGCAGTGGGGCAGAGCGTCGGGCTGGTCCGCACCAATCCGGCCACCGGTGTGGAAACACGCGAGACCGCGCAGGTGCTTGCCAACAACGGCGGTACGATTGTCCGGGTTGGCGACCGTATCGAAGTCCTGAGTGGGATGGGCGCCCGCGTCGTCTTCTCCAAGCTCCCGCCCAACCTGCGCGCACGGCCGACCTTGTCGGTGACGCTCGACGCCAGCCGCGGTGGCGCGCGCCCGGCGACGCTCAGCTATCTCTCGAACGGCTTCGGCTGGAAGGCCGATTACGTCACCCTGTTCGACGAGGCGGCGGGCAAGATCGACGTCCAGGGCTGGATCACGCTCAACAACAATAGCGGGACGAGCTTCCCCAATGCGCGCACCCTGCTCGTCGCCGGCGCGCCGGGGCAGGGGGGCGGCAATGTCCGCTTCCAGCCGCGTCCGCCCTCGGGCAACCGGCCGGGCACCGAGAGCGCCAATCGCGAGCGGCTCGGCGACTATTATGTCTATCCGATCGCGGCGCGCACCACGCTTGCCAACGCTCAGCAGAAACAGGTCAGCTTCCTCGACGTCCACGGCACGCCGGCGGCCAAGGCCTATTATTTCCGCAACGACTGGCTGGGCAGCCGCACCGAGGCAGCGAGCGTCGATACCGTGCTGCGCTTCTCCTCGTCGAGCGCGGGCGGCCTCGGCGACGCGCTGCCGGCCGGCACGGTGCGCGTCTATATGCGCGACGCGCGCGGCCAGCCGCAGTTCATCGGCGAGAACAATATCCCGCACACGCCGATGGGCTCCGATCTCGCGCTCAAGACCGGCGAGGCGTTCGACGTGAAGATCCAGCCGACGGTCGAGAAGCGCGAACGGATCCAGAGCGACGAATGGGAGCGGACCGGGCGCTATCGGATCACCAAGAACGGCGTGACGACCGAGAAGACGATCGAACAGACGGTCACCTATTGGCGCACCAGCATGAAGTACCGCATCACCAACGCGCGGCCGACGCCGGTGACGGTCGAAGTGGTGCAGGGTGGGCTCGACCATTGGTGGTGGCACGACACCCGCGTCCCCAGCGAGAGCATCCAGGGCACCCAGCGCTCGCCCGACGAGCGCGTGTGGCTGGTGACGGTCCCTGCCAACGGCGAGACCAACCTCACCGTCGATTTCGACACGCGTTACTGA
- a CDS encoding DUF4139 domain-containing protein: MRWRSLAWLLLLVAAPVAAQPVVTSAAPEGVAVTIYRAQDRDPGEQMNLGWLQGYALVTEKRTVTIPSGRAVIRFEGVAGGLLPESAIVTGLPAGVREKNLDADLLSPRSLYARSFGRPVILRRTDPNTGTVREERAVIRSGEDGAAILQTESGFEAINCGPLFEQPVYQGVPAGLSPRPTLSIETDSPAAATVTLSLSYLAWGFDWQANYVVNLREGGDRADLTAWVTLANSDPTSFVDADMAVVAGEVNREESRSYNFTPDQSLVLHCFFRPLPEEFEPVPMPAPAAPMMEGDIVVTGMRASLQSAKSSPVTVVGEDLGDLKLYRMPIPTTVASNAQKQVAMYLKPEVKVAILYRGWIDAGSPAATSIERGLRFRNKKEDGLGVPLPSGPVAVFEPLGGTQALSGEGRTYDKAVGEEVDIALGDAEGLSASATESNAGASTRAYSVTIANAHPWPVRFEGSVRFDQGNYRIEKVSARLGRKDGWPLWKATIPANGSVTLRYRLARIRD, translated from the coding sequence ATGCGCTGGCGAAGCCTCGCCTGGCTGTTGCTGCTGGTCGCGGCGCCCGTCGCCGCGCAGCCGGTGGTGACCTCGGCCGCGCCCGAGGGTGTAGCGGTGACCATTTATCGTGCGCAGGATCGCGACCCCGGCGAGCAGATGAATCTCGGCTGGCTCCAGGGCTATGCGCTGGTCACCGAGAAGCGCACCGTAACGATCCCCTCTGGCCGCGCCGTGATCCGCTTCGAAGGCGTCGCCGGCGGCCTGCTCCCCGAAAGTGCGATCGTCACGGGATTGCCCGCGGGGGTGCGCGAGAAGAATCTCGACGCGGACCTGCTCTCCCCGCGCAGCCTCTATGCGCGCTCCTTCGGGCGACCGGTGATCCTCCGGCGCACCGATCCCAACACCGGCACCGTGCGCGAGGAACGCGCGGTGATCCGCTCGGGCGAGGACGGGGCGGCCATACTCCAGACGGAGAGCGGGTTCGAGGCGATCAATTGCGGCCCCTTGTTCGAGCAGCCGGTCTATCAGGGCGTCCCCGCCGGCCTCTCGCCGCGCCCGACGCTGTCGATCGAGACCGATTCGCCTGCCGCGGCGACGGTTACGCTCAGCCTGTCCTATCTCGCCTGGGGGTTCGACTGGCAGGCCAATTATGTCGTCAACCTGCGCGAAGGCGGCGATCGCGCGGATCTCACCGCCTGGGTGACGCTCGCCAACAGCGATCCGACGAGTTTCGTCGATGCCGACATGGCGGTGGTCGCCGGCGAGGTGAATCGCGAAGAGAGCCGGAGCTACAATTTCACGCCGGACCAGTCGCTGGTGCTGCACTGCTTCTTCCGGCCGTTGCCCGAGGAATTCGAGCCTGTGCCGATGCCCGCCCCTGCCGCGCCGATGATGGAAGGCGACATCGTCGTGACGGGCATGCGTGCTTCGTTGCAGTCAGCCAAGTCGTCGCCGGTCACGGTGGTCGGCGAGGATCTCGGCGACTTGAAGCTCTATCGCATGCCGATCCCGACCACCGTCGCGTCGAATGCGCAGAAGCAGGTCGCGATGTATCTCAAGCCCGAGGTAAAGGTTGCGATCCTCTATCGTGGCTGGATCGATGCCGGCAGCCCGGCCGCGACCAGCATCGAGCGCGGGCTGCGCTTCCGCAACAAGAAGGAGGACGGGCTTGGTGTCCCGCTGCCTTCGGGGCCGGTCGCGGTGTTCGAGCCGCTCGGTGGAACCCAAGCCTTGTCGGGTGAGGGGCGGACCTATGACAAGGCAGTCGGCGAAGAGGTGGATATCGCGCTCGGCGACGCCGAAGGGCTATCGGCCAGCGCGACCGAATCGAACGCCGGAGCGTCGACGCGTGCGTATTCGGTGACGATTGCGAATGCGCATCCCTGGCCGGTGCGCTTCGAAGGCAGCGTGCGCTTCGACCAGGGGAATTATCGCATCGAAAAGGTCTCCGCGCGGCTCGGCCGCAAGGACGGATGGCCGCTCTGGAAGGCGACGATCCCGGCGAACGGCAGCGTCACGCTGCGCTACCGCCTTGCCCGGATTCGCGACTAG
- a CDS encoding DUF4167 domain-containing protein — MMNNRQANNGRRRGRGGQQRQGGNPNQGNGNRIDNRARGNAAQLLEKYKNLASDAQRQGDRVNAEYYLQFADHYFRVLSETRARFEEQNPNQRQPRPSNDIDGDDEDFEFEAEGNRSDESRDERPQQREPRYEREPRQDREARRDRDDREPRQDREPRQDREPRQDREPRPDREARPDREPRQDREPRENRRDRRPNGNANGFANGHQAEAQEAPAPELFAEQAEERPARPARGRGRPRREEAVEADAPQGIDAAILPPAFGTEATAANDAEEAPKKPRRRRVKSDDAEVPPAA; from the coding sequence TTGATGAACAATCGTCAGGCTAACAACGGCCGCCGTCGCGGTCGTGGCGGTCAGCAGCGCCAGGGGGGCAACCCCAACCAGGGCAATGGCAACCGCATCGACAATCGTGCGCGCGGAAACGCGGCGCAGCTGCTCGAGAAGTACAAGAACCTCGCCTCCGACGCGCAGCGCCAGGGCGATCGGGTCAACGCCGAATATTATCTCCAGTTCGCGGATCACTATTTCCGCGTGCTGAGCGAGACCCGCGCGCGGTTCGAGGAGCAGAACCCGAACCAGCGCCAGCCGCGCCCGAGCAACGACATCGACGGCGACGACGAGGATTTCGAGTTCGAGGCCGAAGGCAATCGCAGCGACGAATCGCGCGACGAGCGTCCGCAGCAGCGCGAGCCGCGCTACGAGCGTGAGCCCCGGCAGGATCGCGAAGCCCGCCGCGACCGCGACGACCGCGAGCCGCGCCAGGACCGTGAGCCGCGCCAGGATCGTGAACCGCGTCAGGATCGCGAACCCCGCCCGGATCGCGAAGCGCGTCCCGACCGCGAGCCGCGCCAGGATCGCGAGCCCCGCGAGAATCGCCGCGACCGCCGCCCCAATGGCAACGCCAACGGCTTTGCCAATGGCCATCAGGCCGAAGCGCAGGAAGCGCCCGCGCCCGAGCTGTTCGCCGAACAGGCCGAAGAGCGTCCCGCTCGCCCGGCGCGCGGCCGTGGCCGTCCGCGCCGCGAGGAAGCGGTCGAGGCCGATGCCCCGCAGGGTATCGACGCCGCGATCCTGCCGCCGGCCTTCGGCACCGAGGCCACTGCTGCCAACGATGCCGAGGAAGCGCCCAAGAAGCCGCGCCGCCGCCGCGTGAAGAGCGACGACGCCGAGGTGCCGCCGGCCGCCTGA
- the prmC gene encoding peptide chain release factor N(5)-glutamine methyltransferase encodes MIRIALAEAAQRLAGVTDTARLDAELLMSHALGVSRDDLLLRHLDDPVPEAFAPLLQRRLTHEPVAYITGTRAFWTIDLAVGPGALIPRPDSETLIEAAIEHFDERAPLRILDLGTGPGTLVLAALDQWPQATGLGIDASEQALAYARANAERLGMAHRAEFRLGDWTDGLAEPFDLILANPPYIGTHEQLPAEVREHEPASALFAGIDGLDDYARIVPALSELLAPGGAAVLEIGWTQAKAVSALGLQHGLLPAVHSDLGGRPRVILLT; translated from the coding sequence ATGATCCGCATCGCGCTCGCGGAGGCGGCGCAGCGCCTCGCCGGCGTTACCGACACCGCGCGCCTCGATGCCGAGCTGCTCATGTCGCATGCGCTCGGCGTATCGCGCGACGACCTGCTCCTCCGCCATCTCGACGATCCAGTCCCCGAAGCCTTCGCTCCGCTCCTCCAGCGTCGCCTCACCCACGAGCCCGTCGCCTACATCACCGGCACGCGCGCCTTTTGGACGATCGACCTCGCGGTCGGCCCCGGCGCGCTCATCCCGCGGCCCGACAGCGAAACCCTGATCGAAGCCGCGATCGAGCATTTCGACGAGCGGGCGCCGCTACGCATCCTCGATCTGGGCACCGGCCCGGGCACGCTGGTGCTCGCCGCGCTCGACCAATGGCCGCAGGCGACCGGGCTCGGCATCGATGCTTCCGAACAGGCGCTGGCCTATGCCCGCGCCAATGCCGAGCGGCTCGGCATGGCGCACCGCGCCGAGTTCCGCCTCGGCGACTGGACCGACGGCCTCGCCGAGCCGTTCGACCTGATCCTCGCCAACCCGCCCTATATCGGCACGCACGAGCAGCTTCCGGCCGAGGTGCGCGAGCACGAACCCGCCTCGGCGTTGTTCGCGGGAATCGACGGCCTCGACGATTACGCCCGCATCGTCCCTGCGCTTTCCGAGCTGCTGGCGCCCGGCGGCGCGGCGGTGCTCGAAATCGGCTGGACCCAGGCCAAGGCGGTGTCGGCGCTGGGGCTCCAGCACGGGCTGTTGCCCGCGGTCCACAGCGATCTCGGCGGGCGTCCCCGCGTGATACTACTTACTTGA
- the prfA gene encoding peptide chain release factor 1, with translation MTTIPADRIAAIEARRDELQALMATGDLSGDKFVQVSKEYAELEPVALAAGEVRRLRAEAQSLQHMTQDADDEIRQMACEELHANGEALEAADRRLALALLPRDAADERAAMLEIRAGTGGDEAALFAGDLFRMYQKYAEGQGWKVELISSSASDSGGFKEAIASLEGKGVFAKLKFESGVHRVQRVPATETQGRIHTSAATVAVLPEAEEVDIKIDDKDLRIDIYRSSGPGGQSVNTTDSAVRIVHIPTGLVVIQQDEKSQHKNKAKAMKVLRTRLYEQERERLHAERAGARKSMVGSGDRSERIRTYNFPQGRVTDHRINLTLHRLPEILEGEMDELIGALVAQDEADRLAQLDS, from the coding sequence ATGACCACGATCCCCGCCGACCGCATCGCCGCGATCGAGGCGCGGCGCGACGAACTGCAGGCGCTGATGGCGACTGGCGACTTGTCGGGGGACAAGTTCGTCCAGGTTTCGAAGGAATATGCCGAGCTCGAGCCGGTCGCGCTGGCCGCTGGCGAAGTGCGGCGGCTGCGCGCCGAGGCGCAGTCGCTCCAGCATATGACGCAGGATGCCGATGACGAGATTCGGCAGATGGCGTGCGAAGAATTGCACGCCAATGGCGAGGCGCTTGAGGCGGCCGATCGGAGACTCGCGTTGGCGCTGCTGCCGCGCGACGCCGCCGATGAGCGCGCCGCGATGCTCGAGATCCGCGCCGGCACCGGCGGGGACGAGGCGGCGCTCTTCGCGGGCGACCTGTTCCGCATGTACCAGAAATATGCCGAGGGGCAGGGCTGGAAGGTCGAGCTGATCTCCAGTTCGGCATCCGATTCGGGGGGCTTCAAGGAAGCGATCGCCTCGCTCGAGGGCAAGGGCGTGTTCGCGAAGCTCAAGTTCGAGAGCGGCGTCCACCGCGTCCAGCGCGTGCCGGCCACCGAGACGCAGGGCCGCATTCATACCTCCGCGGCCACCGTCGCGGTGCTGCCCGAGGCCGAGGAAGTCGATATCAAGATCGACGACAAGGACCTCCGCATCGACATCTATCGCTCGTCGGGGCCCGGCGGCCAGTCGGTCAACACCACCGATTCGGCGGTGCGTATCGTCCATATCCCCACCGGGCTGGTGGTGATCCAGCAGGACGAGAAGTCGCAGCACAAGAATAAGGCCAAGGCGATGAAGGTGCTGCGCACCCGCCTGTACGAGCAAGAGCGCGAGCGTCTCCACGCCGAGCGCGCGGGCGCGCGCAAATCGATGGTGGGATCCGGCGATCGCTCGGAGCGGATCCGCACGTATAATTTCCCGCAGGGCCGGGTGACCGACCACCGCATCAACCTGACCCTCCACCGCCTGCCCGAAATCCTCGAGGGCGAGATGGACGAGCTGATCGGCGCGCTGGTCGCCCAGGACGAGGCGGATCGCCTGGCGCAGCTGGATTCATGA
- the hisS gene encoding histidine--tRNA ligase encodes MARIETPKRIRGTQDIFGDEQRRFATVLDAFDRVRRLYCFQRVDIPVFEATGVFARSMGETSDVVSKEMYTFEDRGGDSITLRPEFTAGIARAYITEGWQQYAPMKLVTSGPVFRYERPQKGRFRQFHQIDAEIIGAAEPAADVELLVLADQLLHELGIDEGVTLQLNTLGDAETRDAWRTALVAHFEAHRDALSEDSQVRLDKNPMRILDSKDPRDRPIADSAPDIDAYLTQEAAAFFKAVTDGLDAAGVKWTRNSRLVRGLDYYRHTAFEFVTDRLGAQGTVLAGGRYDGLIGSLGGPETAGVGWAAGVERLAMLIDEPAVEQIEVALVAENAEGQGIAVEVASLLRNNGVATELYVSGNPRKRFSKAKAASPRLLISLDRTTTDPAGRYLIRLGGSSEGTGELQDKVEAAIGIRFHPEDDRFFAGGWRGMVRGGSVA; translated from the coding sequence ATGGCACGTATCGAAACCCCCAAGCGGATCCGGGGCACCCAGGACATCTTTGGCGACGAGCAGCGGCGCTTTGCGACAGTGCTCGATGCGTTCGATCGGGTGCGCCGGCTCTATTGCTTCCAGCGCGTCGATATCCCCGTGTTCGAAGCGACCGGCGTGTTCGCCCGCTCGATGGGCGAGACTTCGGATGTCGTCTCGAAGGAGATGTACACCTTCGAGGACCGTGGCGGCGATTCGATCACGCTGCGCCCCGAATTCACCGCCGGCATCGCCCGGGCGTACATCACCGAGGGCTGGCAGCAATATGCGCCGATGAAGCTCGTCACTTCGGGCCCGGTGTTCCGCTACGAGCGTCCCCAGAAAGGCCGCTTCCGTCAGTTCCACCAGATCGACGCGGAGATCATCGGCGCAGCCGAGCCCGCGGCCGATGTCGAACTGCTCGTCCTCGCCGACCAGCTCCTCCACGAGCTGGGCATCGATGAGGGCGTGACGCTCCAGCTCAATACGCTGGGCGACGCCGAGACGCGCGATGCGTGGCGCACCGCGCTGGTCGCGCATTTCGAGGCGCATCGCGACGCTCTGTCCGAGGACAGCCAGGTCCGGCTCGACAAGAACCCGATGCGCATCCTCGATTCGAAGGACCCGCGCGACCGCCCGATCGCGGACAGCGCGCCCGATATCGACGCGTATTTGACGCAGGAGGCCGCGGCGTTCTTCAAGGCGGTGACCGACGGGCTCGACGCGGCGGGGGTGAAGTGGACGCGCAATTCGCGGCTGGTCCGCGGGCTCGATTATTATCGCCATACCGCGTTCGAGTTCGTCACCGATCGTCTCGGTGCGCAGGGCACCGTGCTCGCGGGCGGCCGCTATGACGGGCTGATCGGCTCGCTGGGCGGGCCCGAGACGGCGGGCGTCGGCTGGGCGGCGGGTGTCGAGCGGCTGGCGATGTTGATCGACGAGCCGGCGGTTGAGCAAATTGAAGTGGCGCTCGTCGCAGAGAATGCGGAGGGGCAGGGGATTGCCGTGGAGGTAGCTTCTCTTCTTCGTAATAATGGTGTCGCGACAGAACTCTATGTGTCCGGCAATCCGCGAAAACGATTCTCGAAGGCTAAGGCGGCATCGCCGCGCCTGCTAATTTCCCTGGATAGAACGACTACGGATCCCGCAGGGCGTTATCTAATTCGTCTAGGGGGCAGCTCCGAAGGTACCGGCGAGCTTCAAGACAAAGTCGAGGCCGCCATCGGTATCCGTTTTCATCCTGAAGACGATCGGTTTTTCGCTGGCGGATGGCGGGGGATGGTTAGGGGCGGTAGCGTCGCATGA
- a CDS encoding lipopolysaccharide biosynthesis protein — protein sequence MTESTAPTPNHGLESLKDQVRSAVIWRSGTQIAGQLLTWGSTFIVIRVLSPSDYGLFAMTQVVLVLLNMLNGYGLASALIQRGDAGRHAQRQLFGMLILLNLGLGAVQFACAPYAAAYYRQPMVTELLRVQALLYIATPFIALPYALLARAMDFRKQAWVNFASGVVGALVALGGAWGGLGVWTLVAAPIALFAVRAIGMTWAAGSLMWPSFDFRGAGDIARYGGVMATGQIFWFLQSQADVFIAGRLFDPHMLGIYTTSLFLTQIFVSKFVPPLNEVAFSAYARLKDDRAAMAAGFVKSARIIFVVAMPFYLGLAVTARPLVEVVLGPKWIEAAPVVHWLALAMPMMTLQTLYSPASDAAGRPGISAQNGIVGAILLPAAFLVGVHWGVMGLVAAWFAAYPLYLAVSTWRTLPVIGVRLRDLVDGLAPPVIAAAAMAVLVSLLARALPPLPPLAQLALLGAAGATIYAGCLALFARDTLSEVVALVRNRRG from the coding sequence GTGACCGAATCAACTGCCCCCACCCCGAATCACGGCCTCGAATCGCTCAAGGATCAAGTCCGAAGCGCCGTAATCTGGCGTTCGGGCACCCAGATTGCCGGGCAGCTGCTCACCTGGGGCTCGACCTTCATCGTGATTCGCGTGCTCAGCCCCAGCGATTATGGGCTGTTCGCGATGACCCAGGTCGTGCTGGTGCTGCTCAACATGCTCAATGGCTATGGCCTGGCGAGCGCGCTGATTCAGCGCGGCGATGCCGGGCGCCACGCGCAGCGCCAACTGTTCGGCATGCTGATCCTGCTCAATCTCGGCCTCGGCGCGGTGCAGTTCGCCTGCGCGCCCTATGCCGCGGCCTATTATCGCCAGCCGATGGTGACCGAGCTGCTCCGCGTGCAAGCGCTGCTCTATATCGCGACGCCGTTCATCGCCCTCCCTTATGCGCTGCTCGCGCGCGCGATGGATTTCCGGAAGCAGGCCTGGGTGAACTTCGCCTCGGGCGTGGTCGGCGCGCTGGTCGCGCTCGGCGGCGCGTGGGGCGGGCTCGGGGTGTGGACGCTGGTCGCCGCACCGATCGCGCTGTTCGCGGTGCGCGCCATCGGCATGACCTGGGCCGCCGGTTCGCTGATGTGGCCGAGCTTCGACTTTCGCGGCGCGGGCGACATCGCGCGCTATGGCGGGGTGATGGCGACGGGTCAGATCTTCTGGTTCCTCCAGAGCCAGGCCGATGTGTTCATCGCCGGCCGGCTGTTCGACCCGCACATGCTGGGCATCTATACGACCAGCCTGTTCCTCACCCAGATCTTCGTCTCGAAGTTCGTGCCCCCGCTCAACGAAGTCGCCTTCTCGGCCTATGCGCGATTGAAGGACGACCGCGCGGCGATGGCCGCCGGGTTCGTCAAATCGGCGCGGATCATCTTCGTCGTCGCGATGCCCTTCTATCTCGGGCTCGCGGTGACCGCGCGGCCGCTGGTCGAAGTCGTGCTCGGGCCCAAATGGATCGAGGCCGCGCCGGTGGTCCACTGGCTCGCGCTCGCGATGCCCATGATGACGTTGCAGACGCTCTATTCGCCGGCGAGCGACGCGGCCGGCCGCCCCGGGATCAGCGCGCAGAATGGCATTGTCGGCGCGATCCTGCTCCCCGCGGCATTCCTGGTCGGCGTGCATTGGGGCGTGATGGGACTCGTCGCGGCGTGGTTCGCGGCGTACCCGCTCTACCTTGCCGTCTCGACGTGGCGGACGCTGCCGGTGATCGGGGTGCGGCTGCGCGACCTGGTCGACGGGCTGGCCCCGCCGGTGATCGCCGCGGCGGCGATGGCAGTGCTCGTCTCGCTGCTCGCCCGCGCGTTGCCGCCGCTACCGCCACTGGCGCAACTGGCCCTGCTCGGCGCGGCGGGCGCGACGATCTATGCAGGCTGCCTGGCACTGTTCGCGCGCGATACGCTCAGCGAAGTCGTCGCGCTGGTCCGCAACCGGCGCGGTTAA
- a CDS encoding efflux RND transporter periplasmic adaptor subunit: MNLNLSNIGGPSRLALVAGALLLASCGSGGQDAQKKNGRGQSGPAQVGYVVVQPTSVPMVVELSGRVTAFQSSEVRPQVAGLVQRRFFTEGAIVRAGQTLYQIDPSLYQAQASEAQANLESARATAEAAKIRADRYRPLAKMEAVSQQDYTDAAAQARQANAAVAQNNAQLRTAQINLRFTRVPAPITGRIGRSLVTEGALVTTNQADPMAVIQRLDPIFVDIQQSSAEMLALRKSLAKGGLAPGSATVRLKLEDGSDYGRTGTVEFSEVVVNANTGTVTLRARFENPEGLLLPGMFARASFAQAIDTQAFLVPQAALSRDPRGNATVYVVGPGNRAAARTVVANRTSGANWVVTQGLAPGDKVIVQGTANLRPDAEIRPVPATTPQRIEAPKGKAAEEAAAKNKGG; the protein is encoded by the coding sequence TTGAATCTGAATCTATCGAACATCGGCGGCCCCTCACGTCTGGCGCTCGTCGCCGGCGCCCTGCTTCTCGCTTCGTGCGGCAGCGGCGGCCAGGACGCGCAGAAAAAGAACGGCCGCGGCCAGAGCGGGCCCGCGCAGGTCGGCTATGTCGTCGTCCAGCCGACCAGCGTGCCGATGGTCGTCGAGCTTTCCGGGCGCGTCACGGCGTTCCAGAGCTCGGAAGTACGGCCGCAGGTCGCCGGGCTCGTCCAGCGGCGCTTCTTCACCGAAGGCGCGATCGTCCGCGCCGGGCAGACGCTCTACCAGATCGATCCGAGCCTCTATCAGGCGCAGGCTTCCGAAGCGCAGGCCAACCTCGAAAGCGCGCGCGCCACGGCTGAGGCTGCCAAGATTCGCGCCGACCGCTACCGCCCGCTCGCCAAGATGGAGGCGGTCAGCCAGCAGGATTATACCGACGCCGCCGCGCAGGCACGCCAGGCCAATGCCGCGGTCGCGCAGAACAACGCCCAGCTCCGCACCGCGCAGATCAACCTGCGCTTCACGCGCGTCCCCGCCCCGATCACCGGGCGGATCGGCCGCTCGCTGGTCACCGAAGGCGCACTGGTCACCACCAACCAGGCCGATCCGATGGCGGTGATCCAGCGGCTCGACCCGATCTTCGTCGACATCCAGCAATCGAGCGCCGAGATGCTCGCGCTCCGGAAGTCGCTCGCCAAGGGCGGGCTCGCTCCGGGCAGCGCCACCGTCCGGCTCAAGCTCGAGGACGGCAGCGATTACGGCCGCACCGGGACGGTCGAGTTCAGCGAAGTGGTGGTCAACGCCAATACCGGCACCGTCACCTTGCGCGCGCGCTTCGAAAATCCCGAGGGACTGCTGCTCCCCGGCATGTTCGCCCGCGCATCGTTCGCGCAGGCGATAGACACCCAGGCCTTCCTGGTGCCCCAAGCCGCCTTGTCACGCGATCCGCGCGGCAACGCGACGGTCTATGTCGTCGGCCCGGGCAACCGCGCGGCGGCGCGCACCGTCGTCGCCAATCGCACGAGCGGCGCGAACTGGGTGGTGACCCAGGGGCTCGCACCGGGCGACAAGGTGATCGTCCAGGGCACCGCCAACCTGCGCCCCGACGCCGAGATCCGTCCGGTCCCCGCCACAACCCCGCAGCGCATCGAGGCGCCCAAGGGCAAGGCCGCGGAAGAAGCCGCCGCCAAGAACAAGGGCGGCTGA